From Pseudonocardia autotrophica, one genomic window encodes:
- a CDS encoding Asp23/Gls24 family envelope stress response protein encodes MSTTDAKTPAVTGTPSALQSEHGSTRIAETVVSKIAGLAAREVNGIHALGGGAARAFGALRERIPGGTTNASQGVSVEVGEKQAAVDINVVVEYGVSIADLAKAVRRNVISALERMTGLEVVEVNISVDDVHLPSEDDHEDAKETKRIDTPSRVA; translated from the coding sequence ATGAGCACCACCGACGCGAAGACCCCCGCCGTCACCGGCACCCCGTCGGCTCTGCAGTCCGAGCACGGCAGCACCCGGATCGCGGAGACCGTCGTCTCCAAGATCGCCGGGCTGGCCGCTCGTGAGGTCAACGGCATCCACGCGCTGGGCGGCGGGGCGGCCCGTGCCTTCGGCGCGCTGCGCGAGCGCATCCCGGGCGGCACGACCAACGCCTCGCAGGGCGTCTCGGTCGAGGTCGGCGAGAAGCAGGCCGCGGTCGACATCAACGTCGTCGTCGAGTACGGCGTGTCCATTGCGGACCTGGCGAAGGCCGTGCGCCGCAACGTCATCTCCGCCCTGGAGCGGATGACCGGGCTCGAGGTCGTCGAGGTCAACATCTCCGTCGACGACGTGCACCTGCCGTCCGAGGACGACCACGAGGACGCCAAGGAGACGAAGCGGATCGACACCCCGTCGCGGGTGGCGTGA
- a CDS encoding Asp23/Gls24 family envelope stress response protein, whose product MNAPVAAAGTDADRIAVATLSCPAVARLHGGRFGEVATYLPGRRIGGVRLRSTPDGDAVEIHVVGRYPATVAEVAGQVRAVLKPIVGSARVDVVVGDYAGEIEHPSAERG is encoded by the coding sequence GTGAACGCGCCGGTCGCCGCGGCCGGAACCGACGCCGACCGGATCGCCGTCGCCACGCTGAGCTGCCCCGCGGTGGCCCGGCTGCACGGCGGCCGGTTCGGCGAGGTCGCCACCTACCTGCCGGGGCGCCGGATCGGCGGTGTCCGGCTGCGGTCCACACCGGACGGCGACGCGGTCGAGATCCACGTGGTCGGCCGCTACCCGGCGACGGTTGCCGAGGTCGCCGGCCAGGTCCGCGCCGTGCTGAAGCCGATCGTCGGGTCGGCACGGGTGGACGTGGTGGTCGGCGACTACGCCGGCGAGATCGAGCACCCGTCCGCGGAACGCGGCTGA
- a CDS encoding Asp23/Gls24 family envelope stress response protein → MTATVPESPTAPPHPHDAPTVVLEPGADPAVDQRGRVDVADQVVEKIAIAALAETDGVGGTSGTVDRMLGRDEAGGRPRVSATVSGRSVRLDARISVAYPSPVAATCDRARAHVVRQVESLTGLGVARVDIAVSALTLPRASSTGRDLA, encoded by the coding sequence GTGACCGCCACCGTCCCGGAGTCGCCCACGGCTCCGCCGCACCCGCACGACGCCCCGACCGTGGTGCTCGAACCCGGCGCCGATCCGGCCGTCGATCAGCGCGGCCGGGTCGACGTCGCCGATCAGGTCGTCGAGAAGATCGCGATCGCCGCGCTGGCCGAGACCGACGGTGTCGGCGGTACGTCCGGGACCGTCGACCGGATGCTCGGCCGCGACGAGGCAGGCGGGCGCCCCCGCGTGTCCGCCACCGTCTCCGGCCGGTCGGTCCGGCTCGACGCCCGGATCTCCGTCGCCTACCCGTCCCCGGTCGCCGCGACCTGTGACCGGGCCCGCGCACACGTCGTGCGGCAGGTGGAGTCGCTCACCGGTCTGGGTGTGGCCAGGGTGGACATCGCGGTGTCCGCGCTGACCCTCCCGCGGGCGTCCTCGACGGGCAGGGATCTCGCATGA
- a CDS encoding DUF6286 domain-containing protein produces the protein MIRRPRRSVAASLVALVLLAACVLLAVAVVQQLIGQQPVLPFADLNAFGAGLTGADVAFLALSGVLALVGLLLLLVALRPGTPTVLPLAGRDGAGTTVTDTGITRRSLDRALSDAATGVDGIARANVSSTRRTASVSAHASFGDATALRTAVRDAVSERLAAIGPSRSPRVRVKVTGTKES, from the coding sequence ATGATCCGCCGTCCCCGTCGCTCGGTCGCCGCCTCGCTGGTCGCCCTCGTGCTGCTGGCGGCCTGCGTGCTGCTGGCGGTCGCCGTCGTGCAGCAGCTGATCGGCCAACAGCCGGTGCTCCCGTTCGCCGACCTGAACGCGTTCGGGGCCGGCCTGACCGGCGCCGACGTCGCGTTCCTGGCGCTCTCCGGGGTGCTCGCGCTCGTCGGTCTGCTCCTGCTCCTGGTCGCGCTGCGGCCCGGCACCCCCACGGTGCTGCCGCTGGCCGGGCGGGACGGGGCCGGCACCACCGTGACCGACACCGGCATCACCCGGCGCAGCCTCGATCGGGCGCTGTCCGACGCCGCGACCGGCGTCGACGGGATCGCCAGGGCGAACGTGTCGAGCACCCGGCGGACGGCGTCGGTGTCGGCGCACGCCTCGTTCGGCGACGCGACGGCGCTGCGCACCGCGGTCCGTGACGCGGTGTCCGAGCGGCTCGCCGCGATCGGCCCGTCCCGCAGTCCGCGGGTCCGGGTGAAGGTCACCGGAACGAAGGAGTCGTGA
- a CDS encoding aldo/keto reductase, which produces MSASASRLGLGLAAIARPAYITSGRAERLGAVRDVETLRTRTHELLDAGYAAGVRYLDVARSYGRAEEFLAGWLAAHPEIDDVEIGSKWGYRYVGGWRMDAERHEIKDHSLDAFTEQYALTGELLGDRLGIYHVHSATLDTGVLDDTRVHRALAHLRERGVRIGISTSGPAQADAVRRALEVRVDGEPLFTSFQSTWNPLEPSAGPALAEAAGTGALVILKEVFANGRLAPGGDPAAVALADRFGVPVDQLAVAVALANPWAWRVLLGPVDTAQLGSNVDGARWTVPAGAADELAALAEPAERYWTARSARPWS; this is translated from the coding sequence ATGTCCGCCTCCGCGTCCCGGCTCGGCCTCGGTCTGGCCGCCATCGCCCGCCCCGCCTACATCACCTCCGGCCGCGCGGAGCGGCTCGGCGCCGTCCGCGACGTCGAGACCCTGCGGACACGCACCCACGAGCTGCTCGACGCCGGCTACGCGGCGGGCGTCCGCTACCTCGACGTCGCGCGCTCCTACGGGCGCGCCGAGGAGTTCCTGGCCGGCTGGCTGGCCGCCCACCCGGAGATCGACGACGTCGAGATCGGGTCCAAGTGGGGATACCGCTACGTCGGCGGCTGGCGGATGGATGCGGAGCGCCACGAGATCAAGGACCACTCGCTGGACGCCTTCACCGAGCAGTACGCGCTGACCGGCGAGCTGCTCGGTGACCGGCTCGGGATCTACCACGTGCACTCGGCGACGCTGGACACCGGCGTGCTCGACGACACCAGGGTGCACCGCGCGCTCGCGCACCTGCGCGAGCGCGGCGTCCGGATCGGGATCTCCACCTCCGGTCCCGCGCAGGCCGACGCGGTACGCCGCGCGCTGGAGGTGCGGGTGGACGGCGAGCCGCTGTTCACCTCGTTCCAGTCCACCTGGAATCCGCTCGAGCCCTCGGCCGGGCCCGCGCTCGCCGAGGCGGCAGGCACCGGTGCCCTGGTGATCCTCAAGGAGGTGTTCGCGAACGGCAGGCTGGCTCCGGGCGGAGATCCCGCCGCCGTCGCGCTCGCCGATCGGTTCGGCGTGCCGGTGGACCAGCTGGCCGTCGCCGTGGCGCTGGCCAATCCGTGGGCGTGGCGGGTGCTGCTGGGGCCGGTGGACACCGCACAGCTCGGCAGCAATGTCGACGGTGCGCGGTGGACGGTCCCGGCCGGGGCCGCCGACGAGCTGGCCGCGCTGGCCGAGCCTGCCGAGCGGTACTGGACGGCCCGCTCGGCCCGCCCCTGGTCGTGA
- a CDS encoding Chromate resistance protein ChrB: MPTEGWVLLLAQLPASPSSPRVTLWRRARAAGAVGLQNGAWVLPATDTHREFFDGLAGYVREHGGSAYAMETVARDDDGIVARFRAERAKEFAEFAERTGALLAELEKESARDNFSFAELEENEQDIDRLTGWLAKITARDFFPDERLKDAEAMLDRCRRSMEAFTAAVYRAEGVAPDLPPREE, encoded by the coding sequence ATGCCAACCGAGGGCTGGGTCCTGCTGCTCGCCCAGTTGCCGGCCTCGCCGTCGAGTCCGCGGGTGACGCTGTGGCGGCGCGCCAGGGCCGCCGGCGCCGTCGGCCTGCAGAACGGCGCGTGGGTGCTGCCCGCCACCGACACCCACCGGGAGTTCTTCGACGGCCTGGCCGGCTACGTCCGGGAACACGGCGGCTCCGCGTACGCGATGGAGACCGTCGCCCGCGACGACGACGGGATCGTCGCCCGGTTCCGCGCCGAGCGCGCCAAGGAGTTCGCCGAGTTCGCCGAGCGCACCGGCGCGCTGCTGGCCGAGCTGGAGAAGGAGTCGGCGCGCGACAACTTCTCCTTCGCCGAACTGGAGGAGAACGAGCAGGACATCGACCGGCTCACCGGCTGGCTGGCCAAGATCACGGCCCGGGACTTCTTCCCGGACGAACGACTCAAGGACGCCGAGGCCATGCTGGACCGCTGTCGCCGGTCGATGGAGGCCTTCACCGCGGCCGTCTACCGCGCCGAGGGTGTCGCGCCGGACCTGCCGCCGCGCGAGGAATGA
- a CDS encoding cation-translocating P-type ATPase, with protein MSAHSATAHSVVEDLGTDPVAGLDDTEAAARLAEHGPNRWVVPRRVTFRQVLADEITEPMMVLLVAVAVLYGLWGRLEDTVAIVAIIVVVVLVEVFAEFRAKSVIAALGTLTAPTTPVLRAGRTRSVPTEDLVPGDVLPLAAGARIAADVRLTETWGLRIDESALTGESVAAAKDARRVLDEAVPLGDRANLAFAGTTVVAGRARGVVVATGTSTELGAITGLIVAGRPPRTPLQQAMRDLSKALATLAIGFSVLVPLIGVLGGQPWRDMVLTGLTLAFATVPEELPIIISLVLGLGAHRLSRRRGLVRRLRAAETLGAVTVIATDKTGTLTENRMAVDHAEPVAGTTDELLAAGAACTEATPEPDGGWAGDPTDVAFLVAARDRGLPPAPEPVRRFAFDPVRESMTVVLADHRVVTTGAPESVLARCRVADPAVLARAEQLAAMGLRVIAVATRTATELPGRVEDAERDLELTGLVALSDPPRPGAAGAIDAAHRAGIRVLMVTGDHPACARAVAAQVGIPGAELLTGPELDLLGDDDLAAALTRVTLFARVTPAHKLRLVTALQDGGEVVAVTGDGVNDAPALARADVGVAMGSSGTDVARDAADLVLADDDVSTLTRALREGRTLHDNLRKGVKYYLACKAGLVATAAAGVAAGLPIPFAPIQIVVLEMYMDVAGTATFAAERSERDAMDRRPRGRSERFLDRPLVADLLAGGASLFAAVGGLYLVSSYTGTDTATAQTLAFVGWMSGYLALAWVMRTERTPLLRAGLFSNRFLPLWTMVTAASLAMVMTVPPLRAALRLVPLTGAQWLTAVLVPVLAVSWIEVRKTLRARRPADRATPPS; from the coding sequence ATGAGCGCGCACTCCGCGACCGCACACTCGGTCGTGGAGGATCTCGGAACCGACCCGGTGGCCGGACTGGACGACACCGAGGCCGCCGCCCGGCTCGCCGAGCACGGACCCAACCGGTGGGTCGTCCCCCGCCGGGTCACCTTCCGGCAGGTGCTCGCGGACGAGATCACCGAGCCGATGATGGTGCTGCTGGTCGCGGTGGCGGTGCTCTACGGCCTCTGGGGCCGCCTGGAGGACACCGTCGCCATCGTCGCGATCATCGTCGTGGTGGTGCTGGTCGAGGTGTTCGCCGAGTTCCGTGCGAAGTCGGTGATCGCCGCACTGGGGACACTGACCGCCCCGACCACACCGGTGCTGCGCGCCGGCCGCACCCGCTCGGTCCCGACCGAGGACCTGGTGCCCGGCGACGTGCTCCCACTGGCGGCCGGCGCCCGGATCGCCGCGGACGTCCGGCTCACCGAGACCTGGGGCCTGCGGATCGACGAGTCCGCGCTGACCGGCGAGTCGGTGGCCGCCGCCAAGGACGCCCGGCGGGTGCTCGACGAGGCAGTTCCGCTCGGCGACCGCGCCAATCTGGCGTTCGCCGGTACCACCGTCGTCGCCGGGCGGGCCCGCGGTGTCGTCGTCGCCACCGGGACCTCGACCGAGCTGGGTGCGATCACCGGTCTGATCGTCGCCGGGCGACCACCGCGCACCCCGCTGCAGCAGGCCATGCGGGACCTGTCGAAGGCGCTCGCGACGCTGGCGATCGGGTTCAGCGTGCTGGTCCCACTGATCGGTGTGCTGGGCGGGCAGCCGTGGCGGGACATGGTGCTGACCGGGTTGACGCTCGCGTTCGCGACCGTCCCCGAGGAACTCCCGATCATCATCAGCCTGGTGCTGGGGCTCGGCGCGCACCGGCTGTCCCGGCGCCGCGGGCTGGTCCGCAGGCTGCGCGCCGCCGAGACCCTCGGCGCGGTCACCGTCATCGCGACCGACAAGACCGGCACGCTGACCGAGAACCGGATGGCGGTCGACCACGCGGAACCGGTGGCCGGCACCACTGACGAGCTGCTCGCCGCCGGCGCCGCCTGCACCGAGGCGACCCCGGAACCCGACGGTGGCTGGGCAGGCGACCCGACCGATGTCGCGTTCCTGGTCGCGGCCCGCGACCGCGGTCTGCCACCGGCGCCGGAACCGGTGCGCCGGTTCGCCTTCGATCCGGTCCGCGAATCGATGACGGTGGTGCTGGCGGACCACCGGGTCGTCACCACCGGGGCCCCGGAGTCGGTGCTCGCCCGCTGCCGGGTGGCGGATCCGGCGGTACTCGCCCGCGCGGAGCAGCTCGCAGCCATGGGCCTGCGGGTGATCGCGGTCGCGACCCGGACGGCCACCGAGCTCCCCGGCCGGGTCGAGGACGCCGAGCGGGACCTGGAGCTCACCGGGCTCGTCGCGCTGTCCGACCCACCCCGGCCCGGAGCGGCCGGCGCGATCGACGCGGCGCACCGCGCCGGCATCCGGGTGCTGATGGTGACCGGCGACCATCCGGCGTGCGCCCGAGCGGTCGCCGCGCAGGTCGGGATCCCCGGTGCCGAGCTGCTCACCGGCCCGGAGCTGGACCTGCTCGGCGACGACGACCTCGCCGCCGCCCTCACCCGGGTGACGCTGTTCGCCCGGGTGACCCCCGCCCACAAGCTGCGGCTGGTCACCGCGCTGCAGGACGGCGGGGAGGTCGTCGCGGTCACCGGGGACGGGGTGAACGACGCCCCGGCGCTGGCCCGCGCCGACGTCGGCGTCGCGATGGGGTCGTCGGGCACCGACGTCGCCCGGGACGCCGCCGATCTGGTCCTCGCCGACGACGACGTCTCCACCCTCACCCGCGCACTGCGCGAGGGCCGCACGCTGCACGACAACCTGCGCAAGGGCGTGAAGTACTACCTGGCCTGCAAGGCGGGCCTGGTGGCGACGGCCGCGGCCGGGGTCGCCGCCGGCCTGCCGATCCCGTTCGCGCCGATCCAGATCGTCGTCCTGGAGATGTACATGGACGTCGCGGGCACGGCGACCTTCGCCGCCGAGCGCAGCGAGCGCGACGCGATGGACCGGCGGCCACGGGGCAGGTCGGAGCGCTTCCTCGACCGGCCGCTGGTGGCCGATCTGCTGGCCGGCGGCGCCTCGCTGTTCGCCGCGGTCGGCGGGCTCTACCTGGTCTCGTCGTACACCGGGACGGACACCGCGACCGCACAGACACTCGCCTTCGTGGGCTGGATGTCGGGCTACCTCGCGCTGGCCTGGGTGATGCGGACCGAACGCACGCCGCTGCTGCGGGCCGGGCTGTTCTCGAACCGGTTCCTGCCACTGTGGACGATGGTGACGGCGGCGTCGCTGGCCATGGTCATGACGGTGCCCCCGCTGCGGGCGGCGCTGCGGCTGGTGCCGCTGACCGGCGCCCAGTGGCTCACGGCGGTGCTGGTGCCGGTGCTCGCGGTGTCCTGGATCGAGGTGCGCAAGACGCTGCGCGCGCGGCGCCCGGCCGATCGTGCTACACCACCTTCGTGA
- a CDS encoding alpha/beta hydrolase family protein encodes MTTAPVLSRSAPEPPRTVTVGEHPDQVLDLWPDGEPGRPLVALVHGGFWRPRFDRVHLRPMAGALNEAGWPVASLEYRRIPGDPAATVADVLAGLRAAHEHSGPVVAVGHSAGGHLVLHAAATEPGLVHGTVALAPVADLALADDRDLGDGAVREYLGGPAAEHPELDPALRPTPPGPVTIVHGDTDDRVPLAISESYLARHPGTRLVVLPGVEHFGVVDPQSDAWAAVAAEIATFGTSPPGPLASGG; translated from the coding sequence GTGACTACCGCCCCGGTCCTGTCCCGGTCGGCCCCCGAGCCGCCGCGCACCGTCACCGTCGGGGAGCACCCCGACCAGGTCCTCGATCTGTGGCCGGACGGGGAGCCCGGACGCCCGCTGGTCGCGCTCGTGCACGGCGGGTTCTGGCGGCCCCGGTTCGACCGGGTGCACCTGCGACCGATGGCGGGCGCGCTCAACGAGGCGGGCTGGCCGGTGGCCTCGCTGGAGTACCGGCGGATCCCCGGCGACCCGGCGGCGACGGTCGCCGACGTGCTGGCCGGGCTGCGCGCGGCACACGAGCACTCCGGCCCGGTCGTCGCGGTCGGCCACTCCGCGGGCGGGCACCTGGTGCTGCACGCGGCCGCAACCGAGCCCGGCCTGGTCCACGGAACCGTCGCGCTGGCACCGGTCGCCGATCTCGCGCTCGCCGACGACCGCGATCTGGGCGACGGCGCGGTGCGCGAGTACCTGGGCGGGCCGGCGGCGGAGCATCCGGAGCTGGACCCGGCGCTGCGACCGACGCCGCCAGGGCCGGTGACGATCGTGCACGGCGACACCGACGACCGCGTCCCGCTCGCGATCTCGGAGTCCTACCTGGCTCGGCATCCGGGCACCCGGCTGGTGGTCCTGCCCGGGGTGGAGCACTTCGGCGTCGTCGATCCGCAGTCGGACGCCTGGGCCGCAGTGGCAGCCGAGATCGCGACGTTCGGGACATCTCCGCCGGGACCGCTAGCCTCCGGCGGGTGA